In Nodosilinea sp. PGN35, the genomic stretch GCGTGCCCCTGCTGCAAAAAGCGCTTCAGGCCGAAGTGGCCCACGCCCGGGGCATCTCTGCGGCAAAAGGCCCCTACTCCGCCGCTGGTAAAGCTGCCTGGGAAGCTGTTGCTGAGCTAGAAGCCGAACTGGCCTTCTGCCAGGGACAAGTTCCAGACCAAAGCGCTGTTGAGCCAGTGCCCCAATCTGCCCTGGTGTAGTCCGCTTCGCCTGCCCCTCTCCTCTCTGGGAGAGGGGCTCTGCCCTGGGTTTCCTTCGCCTGACATCCCAGATTTTGGGTGACCACCATGATCGATATGCTTCACCAAGACTGGTTTGTCGATGCCGAGGGCCAGTGCCAGCCTCGACCCACGCCCCGACCGTGGAATTTGCTGCAAGAACACTACTACCTGCACCAGTTTTTGAGCGATGTGCTGCACAGTCTTGCCCACGCCCCCCACGAGTTTGACCAGTGGGACTATCTGCCGCAAATTCGCCGCCGGGTGCGACAACTCATCCTCAACTCCTACTGGTTGAGTACCCAGCGCCCCGACCCTGACCCAAAAACCGGCACTGCCCTTCTCACCCTTTACGACGAGATTGGCTACCCCCTCACCGTGCAAACCGTCACCGCCTGCGCTGGCGTAATCACCCCCATCCACAACCACGGGACTTGGGGAGTCGTTGCCCTGCTGGAGGGCCAGGAGCGCCACACCCTCTGGCGCAGAATGATCCACCCCGATCGCCTCGAAAAGACCGGGCAGCAAACCCTGCAAGCTGGCGAAATCATCAGTTTTCAGCCCGAGGCCATTCACCAGGTTGAAAACCTGGGGCCAACGCCGAGTTTTACC encodes the following:
- a CDS encoding cupin — protein: MIDMLHQDWFVDAEGQCQPRPTPRPWNLLQEHYYLHQFLSDVLHSLAHAPHEFDQWDYLPQIRRRVRQLILNSYWLSTQRPDPDPKTGTALLTLYDEIGYPLTVQTVTACAGVITPIHNHGTWGVVALLEGQERHTLWRRMIHPDRLEKTGQQTLQAGEIISFQPEAIHQVENLGPTPSFTFQLYGDTQPKSRFLFECAPFAVKPF